The Silene latifolia isolate original U9 population chromosome X, ASM4854445v1, whole genome shotgun sequence genome contains the following window.
agaatatatggtctcaaggtatacatcaactcgattatgcaataatcaatgtatcaatcagttaacacttaggtAACGATATAGGAATTTCATGCTCTACCTCATGCAACTttgctaccctttctctcatatacactcagggtttccgggtcaaactgagaggaccgctggttcggtgtgagggggcccctaactcataccttaccttagtgtgctcctaatagttctatcccggggttcattttaattagacacatcctatgttcattgggctcattggtttaggcctgaggatcgttcgctctgataccactttgtaacacccccatttatttaagggcctgaactaggactcctaagataaatgacggtgttaccatctcggaaacccgaggcagtagataacaaaggaaagaaacacagtactttattaaaatgtttatagtgagattacaaccggaattaaaacaaagcctccaaaaatatgaccaaaagataaagtctgataaaactactaataagactaaggtgggctaggcactaagtcagtcatccaagctctcttcccggccagctcccatcagtctctgaaatacctgtcaatctgctccccaataattggatcatcacaggcgtacacgaatacacagggtcagccgcgaagctgagtagggaaaacaatgaaacaataacataTGATATGCATGcccctccgtcacctccatctccatctcaactcatatctcatatctcataccccggacaacccagccataccgatccccggtagactatatatatatcgaccgtagccgatccgcattTCACTCGcggttgaggacaccagggcaagtctgagaacccgcctgggccttatcacaactcacatcgtatctcaacatcgtcactcctacaccatcctctaactccaatgcatatgagatgctcaacataaattaatgcaacacaatatatatatatatatataaatcactgaactgataaatcataaaatcatgccggttactcgatgttgtgatatcatactcaatacaatcaattcagtcaatcaccttcccatatatgaatcataacgtaaatcaacaaccacgaatcaagttaacaccattaaacaacaacgataataagtcaagtgtatttccctacctcaaagtgccagtaaatccaattaagtagttcaagcagtccagaaaataaagcaacgaatctgattatcgatccttcacgaatccgtcacctaaaacaattataatatatataattactaactactatatatagaaatctcccaaaatagaagctttcccaaatacaatcccgacaccaaacttatgcccaactgataactaaaataacccgattagtatttgacccaacttcccaaaatagaaggttactaaaaatagaatttcttaaaatggaaactttcccgttatagtaacttttctcttttaacaaacccgactcgaaacccgtctttaattatttaaataactcgggaattaaattaaataaattatttagaagactcgggaactaaattaattaattaagaatacgacccattacgaattataacgatttaaatTATGAAAatccgtttcaaaactaaaacaattcgaataacccgATTAAACACGACCCACACCTTCACTCTCGCTCacacccctcacgcgccgcctgaaccaccccAACCAACCACCGGACCAGCTCCCCACTTCAACCCTTGACCACCCACAACCAAGCCCCACTGGTCGATCGCCGCCGCCGTGAgagtcgaaccagggccgtcAACCGGccggttcaccaccgtgcctcaccaaacaccccctgtttatctcttaccaccaccgcaaccaacaaccaCCCCCTGCCAAACAACCACCATCCTACTCGCCGTCAAGCGGTGCACCGGGAGTCGTGGCGCGCCGCCGGttcgacctccccgagtccacggtggcgccacctcAAACTTAACCAATCTAACCCACCTGAAAACCCGTATGAAAACCCATGTGTCTACCCCCTGTCGACAACAcctcctgccgccatttccaccgcccaaaaccaccataaccaccaccacaacactcgtcactaaccaccctacccCTATACCCTGTCAACAACCACCAGAAATGCCCCTATCAGACACGCAACAACCCAACAAACCCGACATCAAAACTAAAACAGAGGAGATgggttgaactcttacctttcCTGCCGCCACAGCCGCCACCAGGGTTGCCCACGGCCGTCGACAAGAGCCCCTAGATCTTTCCTGCTGTGCCGTCAACCACCCAcagccactctctctctctctctatgcgtgaaagtTGATAtggggttagggttagggttagggttagggttaaatgggttgaacatgttattgggccaactccaatgggtcgagggtaaatgggttggctcacatttcgaattccgtataaacccgtgtcaattaacttagatcgatacaacgcgagtcaagtaaaataattaacgtaattatcgactcaacaattaacccgacttaatagtaatataaaatgtataataactactATATAATAATattcgtttaatcgattatataaaatacggggtattacattaaTGCTTCCTTTATTTGTAAATTTTTGTTTTTCGACATCAAATTTAGTGATCTAAAATCGGTTATTCATCATCAATTGCTGTGTTCGAAGCGCAAATCACagtcaatttgttcaaacttttgcattcatCAGTTATTCAGTTATTTCAAGATCAAAACTTTGTAAGGAAAATCGGAATTGATTTCGTCAGTCATCTGGAATTATTATTTTCTACAGTCAATATTGAGGTATGTTCATTCAATGTTATTTAATTCCTttctgaatcgttgttgaattgattttatgatgatgttaaagttgaatttaatcaaattcaacttaatttcggatttgattaaatttagttaactaaatttaatgtccagaaccacaaaaacattaattttataatgaaaagtgttaaattagggtttatagtttgtttgtttgattttaggAGGATAATAAATGCAAATGTACTTTGTGGTGAGAAAAAATGtaaaaataatgagaaaggaaaagtgtGCAATTTGAAGTAACTGAAAAGTAATTTTGCATGTAAAAATAATGTGTTGTGTTGTACTGTAAACGTTTCATAAGGAAATGTTCAATCAGTCTTAGTGAAATGTGCATTATATATAATAAGGATGTACAAGTAATTATTACCTTTTCCAAGTGGTCTTGCAACTgttcacaataagtcacaataagtcaaatgacggtttgtaacttacttatgtggtgaaaagacacaactattcacattaattttaatattacttctaaatgtacattatattaattactataaaaaaacatgttccatcaaataaattacgtgcaactaaaatatcattaagcactgtttggaaaatgtacattatattatatttaaaggtacattaaattatttaaaaaagaacatgagacattatttggaaaataaatgtgctttcagtttaattcaaatgtccattacgtattttCATAGTGTGCATATACTGTTTTATGCAAGAGATTTAAGTAACATAGATAAATTcacccaatttattaattaccatgattatgtttggggcagttgaaaagacacaactgttcacagaatttaatctcttatactcaattaatccactatataaacccaAGAGTACACAACCACTTTTTCATCCTACAttcatttctaaaaccttttCCAATAACCAAACGTTTAATCTCTCCAGAAAACTacttaattttcttaaaaaaaaaaacaatgtcttACTCAAAATGCACAATAGTTCCCTACAAGAATGTTGCTCACAAACAAAATTTCGTGGAGCATTATTGGCAATGGAAAGTAAGCCAGTTTTCTTTAAACTGGTTTGATGGAGATGACATTcctgtggagatggatgtaccGTCTCACAGTCGTCCTTTACATCATTTCCTTACTACTGAAGCATTGCTCCGGATTTTTTTTGAGCGACTTGggagggaagaaaagaaaaacatggcCATGGTGTGCAAGGGCTGGTCAAAGTGGTTCCTTATAGGGACCGAGCCAAGGGTAATGGATATGGATTATTACCGAGACGCGGTTCGGGGAAATGAAAATGGTATAATCACTGTCACAAAGGATGATCGGCTTCTTGAAAGATTCTGCCTTTGCACGACTATGTCTAGTCGTGAagaaataattagacatcatAAACAACAAGCACGACAATATGAAAGATACAgagaagaatatgaaattgaggagcagtctggtgatgagggttattatgactccgactgttagattagtttagagatatattaagttagttttctagtttatttttttttattttttattttttatttataagccttagtaggctttatgcttttgaaagccttaaatgacttttgtaaatatttttctaatattaatgaaatagtattatgtctatttgtttgtttactgttATTACCATTCTATACATTTTATATATTctatatcaaaatggacaacaatatttcctatgaacattaccAGTAAAATAAAcgttcctttaaaggcatgataatggacattggcaggaatacattatatatgaacctttatttgtacgaaataaattaccaatctttgtagagcatatttgaattggattactgcattattgatgcaataatattcaatatacttacTTACTTAACTACTGTTGAAGTAGACAATGAGTACAAGTGATGCAACAACGTCTTCTTCTACAAATAACAGCTTTAAAACACCAAGAATAAGAATTAAAACATTAAATGCACTCCAGTACATTCCATTTTGTCCAGAGGAAAAGAAACCTAAAGTAGGACAAGTATTCGAAACACTGGAATCAGCAGAGTTATTCTACAAAGAATATTGTACAATCGGTGGGTTTACGCCAAGACTTACAACAACAAAAAGGATTAAAGGCAATGAGTTaccaaacagttttgcattaaggaatGTTGTCTGCAATAGGCAAGGTGTAAAGAAAAGTAGGAAAAGGAAGAGGACTGATACTGATACTACTGAGAATGATGCAGAATCTGATGTGATAGACGTAAGCCGTGTGAGGCCGATTACAAGAATTGACAGTCGTGCATTAGTGCAGTTTAAATACCAAGAAAATGGAACTTATATTGTTACCAGATTCGATGAAGCGCATAACCATCCACTTGCTTCGCCTGAATCTACAATATTCTTGAAAGGAAACCGAAAAATGACAGAGGTACAGAAACAATTTGTCACAAGGGTAAAGGTGCTAAAACTAGGTGGTGTGAAAGCCTATAGAGGTTGGAAGGAGTTGTGTGGAGGTTACGACAACATTGGTGCTACTGAGGTTGATTTCAAAAACTTTGTCAGGGACATAAAACCTACATTGGTAATTTTGATGCGCAAATGTTTGTTGAAAATCTTATTGGGAGAAAAGACACATGCagttcattttactttgattttatagTAGATGAAAACAAGTGCCTGGCTGGAGTGTTTTGGGCAGATTCGATCTACATAAAGAACTACATGCTGTTCGGTGAGGTGTTATCAGCAGATGCTACATATggaacaaacaagtacgatatggtgTTTGTGCCTTTCACAGGAGTTGATCACCACAAAAGGTGCATAACCTTTGGAGCTAGGTTGATAGGTGATGAAAGTATTGAGTGTTACACATGGCTGTTCAAGACATTTTTGGAAGCAATGGGCGGGTACCAGCCGAGAATTATAATTACTGATCAGGACAAATCAATGAAGTCGGTAGTCCCGGAAGTGTTTAAGGAGTCAACACACAGACTGTGCATGTGGCACATAATGAAGAAACTAAGAGAAAAAGTCAGTTATCAACTGTTTCAAGATGAGGATTTTAAGACGAGGCTCAAtaggtgtgtttggaacaaccaacTTGAGCCTGATGAATTCGAAGAACAATGGGGGAAGATAATGATTGATTATCAACTTGTAGAACACGAGTGGTTTTCAGATTTGTACGATCTCAGGGAACAGTGGATCCCTGCCTATTTTAAAGATGTTTTCATGTCTGGTTTGATGAGGGTTACTTCTAGGTCTGAGAGTGAAAACAGTTTCTTTGACAGGTTCCTCACACCTCATTTGACCCTTGTTGAGTTTTGGGTGTGCTATGAGAGTGCCTTGGAAGCACAAAGACACAAGCAGTCCAAGTTGAACAGTGACAACAAACACTCTGAAATCCCACGGAAAACAAAGTCAAACCTTGAAGTCCATGCTTCTGAAATGTACTCGCATAACATTATCAAAGACTTCCAAATAGAATTGGTTGCAGCTTTGTCTGATTGCCATTTTAAAGATGTggagaagattgatgagacaaaaatatatattctaacAGACTTGCAGATGCCAAATAAGTCATGGAACGTAGCATATTCACCAGATAACATGGAGATTACTTGTTCCTATTTTATGTTTCAGAGAATGGGCTTGTTGTGCAGGCACTGCCTTTGGATTCTACACAACCAAGATTTTCAGAAAATACCAGAACAGTGCATAATGCAAAGATGGACAAAAGCTACAATGAGTAAGCCTGTCTTTGATAATGATGGCAAACTGATAGATGTCTCTCAAAAGTTTTCTGACCGGAAAAGTTTTGAGTACTAAGTTGTGGCAAGAGGTTTATTCTTGTGTCAGCGTAGCTGAGTGTGATGATAACGACATGAAGCTTTTGATTGAAAAACTGAGAGATATTAGATTGGATATGATTAGTAACAGAAGTGTTCaagcaaagaagaaagacaagatgAAATAAATAGAAAAGTACATGGGCTGCAAAATACCTGAGAAGTTGGTGATTCATGTTCCtaaaaaaatctaaaaacaagggtagggccaagggcaagagaattgaatcacaaatgttaaaagccctaaagaagagaggaaaagagaagaggtactgcaaaacatgtggccgccaaggacacaactctaggacttgcaaagaaacaaaccatctgacaggtatgtataatttggtttcttgttaaagcatattacattaatgttaaataattattaaattatgCAAGTATAGCGCATAGTGTTTACCTTCCAAAATCATCACTCTTATATGGAGGCACATAAGCTCTTTGTGCAATGAACATTATGGTTGTTCTGAAGGCACATATGAGAATTTCAGCAATGTATATTTGGTTAACATTATATCTATATCaatttagttgttcattttgggcattttctccttataaaatctaatatttaatttacattttgttgcatattcaccaaatactaccatgaagatgacgacgatgaaggagatgaatatgatgatgtggaggacgacaatgaagaagatgaatctgataacgaagtggaaggtgcaaatttttgattcaaggatagacatcaataatatacactacgagaacattcttaaaggcttgtatgtacactTCGATTTTgctgccaaagtacattactattatagggaaagtatattacatttgtattaaaggatcattaCTGTTGTTcagcaaggaacattcttaaaggcttgtatgtacaattcGATTTCACTGCCAAAAtgtactcttatagccaaagtatattacatttgtattaaatgatcattattgttgttctgcaaggaacattcttaaaggcttgtatgtacaattcGATTTCACTGCCAAattacattactcttatagccaaagtatattacatttttattaaaggatcattattgttgttctgcaaggaacattcttaaagacttgtatgtacaattcgatttcactgccaaagtacattactcttatagccaaagtatattacatttgtattaaaggatcattattgttgttctgcagggacatcatcaacttgattggaattgttttcccagagtacaataattttaaggcgttttgcacaataaacattattgttgttctgcaagaaCATAATAAACGTTATTGAAATTTGTTTCCGGAATATAACACTCTCTTGAATTAAAATTTTTTCAAACTTCAGGTTGTTCGACTCGCAGCTTCCTCAATATATGTTACATTACACACACACATGTCACAAACAAAACTAAAAAAGTTTTTACGGCTTCAATTCagcatcttcctcatcttcatcgtcgtattcttcccatggcagtgggcttgaacggaaatccattgccttctttagtaCAACATCAAAACATACATTGCCTTCTTTTGAAATCATATATGAAATGTATTTCTTCCGCAGAATCAGTAGGGGAGCATCCTAGGAAAGTAAAGAAAACATGAGGTTAGAACATGTCCAAATGTGTActgaattatgtattaaaaatagttgtattacttctgaaactcacatcgccttttttaagcccacagctccaatttagattacccttaaatgtctccatatgtctcaTAATGTAAACACCACAATTAGTCTTGTTAGTGTTGTTTCTCCACTTCATCTTTGCAAGAATAGGCTGCAGTTTTTGATGCGATCTACTTTTACCTTTGAAACACCGATGTCTTTCAAGTATTCTGCTAGAACATTACGCTGGCggagaaggggggggggggaagaAAACATTAGGACACTAATAATTATAAGCTACAATATCACAAAAATTAGATAATTAAGACAGACACAAAATTTTTGGGGAAGGTACACTCTATGTAAAGTCATTGTACATTCACAATAATGAATAGGAACAACATGTAGTGCTGTTAAGCAAAAGAGAG
Protein-coding sequences here:
- the LOC141618215 gene encoding protein FAR1-RELATED SEQUENCE 5-like, translated to MSTSDATTSSSTNNSFKTPRIRIKTLNALQYIPFCPEEKKPKVGQVFETLESAELFYKEYCTIGGFTPRLTTTKRIKGNELPNSFALRNVVCNRQGVKKSRKRKRTDTDTTENDAESDVIDVSRVRPITRIDSRALVQFKYQENGTYIVTRFDEAHNHPLASPESTIFLKGNRKMTEGHKTYIGNFDAQMFVENLIGRKDTCSSFYFDFIVDENKCLAGVFWADSIYIKNYMLFGEVLSADATYGTNKYDMVFVPFTGVDHHKRCITFGARLIGDESIECYTWLFKTFLEAMGGYQPRIIITDQDKSMKSVVPEVFKESTHRLCMWHIMKKLREKVSYQLFQDEDFKTRLNRCVWNNQLEPDEFEEQWGKIMIDYQLVEHEWFSDLYDLREQWIPAYFKDVFMSGLMRVTSRSESENSFFDRFLTPHLTLVEFWVCYESALEAQRHKQSKLNSDNKHSEIPRKTKSNLEVHASEMYSHNIIKDFQIELVAALSDCHFKDVEKIDETKIYILTDLQMPNKSWNVAYSPDNMEITCSYFMFQRMGLLCRHCLWILHNQDFQKIPEQCIMQRWTKATMSKPVFDNDGKLIDVSQKFSDRKSFEY